TGGccttctggctttttaaaaacaattctgaagTCTGTCATTCCTCCTAAGTGTTGTTTGAAGGACTCTGGGAGAGATGGAGGCCTGTTTTCTTGATAGTTTGACAGTGCTACATTCTTGTTGGTGCTTTTGACCAATGATGACTCTTggatttttagatattttccttCAGTGATGTCTTCTGGTCAACACTTTTCTACTCTTTCCATGGATTTTATTAGATTTCTCCAAAAATAGGccttcatattcttttctttgggaACGAACCCTGCAAAGTTCAAGCTATTCAAGCCATTGTGGTGACTAGTACTGATCCCTTTAGCTGAAGATTTGGCATTTTTCATTCTAATCTCTTTCCTTCCCAGAAACTCTTATAGGAAAGTCAGATTTCAGGCTGTGGCCTATGGAACTTAATCCAGTGCTTTCCCTCTTGACATTAGATCATAGTTGGGATCCGTGTTCTATAGGCTATGAGATAAGTTGGCAAGGATCCCAGGCATCCAAAATCAGGCAGTCTTTTTCTGACTCTTATCATGAACTAGTTGTGATGTTGGGGAAGTCACTGACCTTCTGCAGGCTTCAGTTTACCCATTTGTATGGTGAGGAAATTGGACCAGAGGATATCTTAGGAGTTCTTTTTGCTCTAACAGTCAACGATTCCATGTGATGTAAGTTACTTTCCTCTGTGACAGTGGCAGTTGTGTTattaaaagaggaagaggaagagtccTGGCCCATCCATGGATGTCCATTGTCCCATGATTAACATGGGGAGGGCTTGAGACCCCATCCCATTTTACCAAGTTGGGGTAGTGTTTGACGGGAGTTGGTAAATGTTTGTAGGGTGCTTTAATGGGAAGGAGGTCTTTGATGAGGCTGACTAGCATTGtcatgcctttctctctccccagccaGTTCTGGGGGACATGCTGACCTTTTGGTGGTAGATTGGTACCTTCTTACAGAGGAAAAAGTGACCCATTCTTCAGGTGCCTGATATTTCATGTTAACTCTTCTTGCTCCAATTGAAACACAGGGTTCAGAGCATTGGGTATTTATAGAAAGAGAGTACACTAGGCCAGAAGAACGCCTGAAAGTGGCCACCATGCAGCAGGAAGGAAGTAAGACAGGCCTCGAAGATATCCTTGCTGATGGCAGACTCTCCAAGGTAGACGTCCTGGTGGACAAGTTCAAAGTTGAAGTGGCCACAGAAGAAACAGTGGGAGTGAGAAGAGCAAAGACCCAGCAACAAGGAAGAATGATCGCAAGTCCTGAAGACTTTGAGTCAGTATGGGAGGAAGGCCCCTGGGTCAGGAAAGGCCCAGGAGGGGCCTCTCTGGCTGCAGGCTGCACCCCGGCAGAAAACCTCCTTGAGGGCTCCCAGTTGAGGGTGGGCACTGGGGAGGCAGCCATCAAGAAGCGCTGGATCTCAGGTGGTCAGCTGGAGGGCCAGATGGAGCTGAGGAAGGAGCTGGAAGAGTTCCAGGCTTGGGGAAGACCCGCTGCCTCAGGAAGCAGGTCAGCAGAGGCTGATGTCCCCTCTCCAGCCTCTGACAAGGGAGGACTCCAGTCGTTTCTGCTGGACCCAGCCCAGTCGGAAGCCAGAGGTGACTCGAGTGATGAAACCGAACCTTCCTTTGCAGAGAGGAGCTTCTATCTGAACTATGGAGAGAAAGATTCTGAAGACCAAGTCCTCCCACCACCCCTGGAAAAGAGGGAAGAGCACTCAGATGCCCTTCCTGTTGATGACACCAGGCTGGAGCTCTCAGACAAGCTCACAGAGAGCTCTGAGCTTATTTCCTTGGACCTACAGGGCTCTGCTGCAGCTTCCAGCAGGAACAAGGATGAAGAGGGTAAAACCCACACAGCTTCCTTAGAGGAAGGGGCAGGGTCCCCCGAAAACCACGTAAGACCAGATGGCCTGGAGGCCTCTGTCGAGCAGCTGGGGAAGGGACCTTCTCCAAAGCAGACATTTGCTGAGGACTGGGAAGTGgctgggcggggggtggaaggAGAATGTAGCCACCCAGCATCCAACGTAGGCACAGAGGAAAAGGCCGAGAAAAATCCCCCCGCAGGATGGAAGAACCACTCACCCCACAGAGGAGGGGGCATGTGCCCAGACCTCCCAGCCTGCACCCTTCCGCAGGCCATCCCTCCTAATGATGTCAGGAAGCCAGCCAAACCAGACAGAAGCAACTTCCTGCCTCAAGACAGGGGACTGGTTCACATCCAAACAGGAGAACCTGCGATGGAGGACAGAAAGGCCTCAGCGTTTCTTCAGATGGAGGTGATCGCCCCCCTCCCGGCCTCTCCTGGTCCTTTTCAGGCTCAGGCAGCTCCAGAGGAAACCTTTCCAAGCCCAGCCCCTCGTGGGTCAGGGGAGCCTCTGCAGCTTTGGGGTCGGGATCCTTTTGGAGAACAGTCTCCTGTGTTTCTTAAACATGCCCATCCTTTGAAagagagcccagagcccaaggaCCGAATAGGACCACTCGTGACCCCAGATGGAGGTGAGCGCAGGGCACCTCCCGTTGCTAGCAGAAAGCCCAGATTTGTCTCTGAAGAAGCTGAGGGCGCTGTACCCCCttcagggaagcagagggagatgacCTCTTTCCAGGCCAGGGGCCAAGAGGGCTCCCTGGAAGATATTAGCAAGACCTCAGTGGCCAACAAAATTCGGATCTTTGAGACCCATGGAGCTGAAACTCGCCGAGCAAGTCAAGGTGAAACAAGGGCCCTAATAAACGAGTTGTCTTCAGATGCCTCCACGGGTCAGGTAGAGCAGCAGCGGAATAAGCTTTTGGACCTGGGCTTCGTCCAACTCCAGCCCCCAGGAGACTTCACTGGCCCCAAAGCCACCCATTCCTCAGTAATGCCACTGGCTACCAGATACTTCAGGGAGGACACATCCCACCAGGAAGGATGCACGGAACCGGTGTCCCCTGATTCAGGCTGCGAAACAGCGCTGGAGGAAACCCCTGGGGGAGCTGGCCACGTGAGCCCCCGCCCCACCACTGCCCCCCAGCTGGGGGAGCGGACCGCATGCTACGTAGCTCTGTAGAAGCATGTTTCAGGGGCCCCTCGTCATTACTGCGATCAGAGGCTGCTTGTCCATTCCTATGAGTTATTTTCCCTAAACAGGCCCGAGCATAGCCCAGGCGGAATGATGGGTTCATCTGCTTGGCCCCTGTTAGCTTAGCCACAGAGACCCCTCAGCTTTTGGTGTGACCTGGTGCCCAGAGGGTCACGCCACCCCAGTGGAGAAGGTGGCACCACCACCAGCAAACTACACATACTTGCTTTGCCTTGCTGCCCCCACCTGCTGGGCTCCTACCTGTTTTGCTTGGCTTATCCAACGATCTTCCTtcatcctttcccttccctggTTTTCCTGCCTTGGGGAAGCTGACAGTCCAGAAGTTTTCATCCTTCGCTTCTGGTTCCCTCTTGGTCCCACTGCCAAGTTCCTTTCTGCCTCTATAAGACTAACTATCTTCTCTAATCCAGAACAAATCCGGAGATGCGGTCAGGGAAGAGAAGCACATCAGCAACTTAGCAGCAAACCCCCCTGGAAAAGGGGGGCGCCTGAGATTCGCCAGCCCCTTGGGCCCTCAGGTCTCTGCAGCCCCTTGGTACCCTGATGACCGCCTGGCCAGGGTGCATCACTGCCTTAGATTCCCACCTGCTCTGGCAGTGCCTCTCGTGGCAGCTCAACTCTCGCTTGTCTGGAATGTGTCCTCACACCTCTCAACCTTCTAGAAACTGGCTAACATGGAAGCTAAGTTTAGCAAGCGAATCTCTAAGTGCACTGAATCTCTAGAGCCTGAAGccaactactttaaaaaatatttggtgggTGTTAGATTGGGCTTTAAAAAGAATGTCATGCAACAGCCAAAAATGTGCATGTGGTGTTTAATCCCCGACAGGTCAGTTGAGAGGTATGTATGTCGGACAAGAGTTGCTGGTCCCTCTCCGGCGTTTCCTTGGCCTGCCATTGTCAATTACACTGATGGGACTAGAACCTCCACTCCGTGGCCTGCCTGCTAGCCCCTCATGGAGCTCAGGGTGGAACTGATATAGCACCCAGCTCCCAGGAATTAACCCTATTATTGGTCCTCCCCCTAGACAATACTGACCCCTCCCACAGAGACTCAGTGGAATTGACAAACCATGTTGGCttcctctttgtttctcaaaGCTCTCGGCTccagcctccctgccttcccaTCCTGGGTTTCCCCAAATCCCTGGGTCTCCCTCCTTGGTTTCTGTCTCTCGATGCCCACCTGCACGGATGGGCCTGGGTCTAGGCTTCCATCCCTGCCTTGCACACAATGCTGCTTCTGATAAGCTCCCAGACCCAGACCTTGGATGGGGGCTTCCTGTCCAGAATCAACTGGCAGGATATTTGCTTTGTACTTGCTTTGGCCATCAGCGGGAGACCCTCGGAAGGAGCGTTCCCCACTCTTGAGAACTTTgcggggttttttgttttttgtttttgttttttaaagcttgttGTCATGTCAAGGAACCTTCCCGGGAGTGTTTTTCATTTCCTGACCTGCTCTTCTATTTGAGACATTGAAATGGCCCCAAGTTTCTTCTGTCATTCAccatcttgctttctctctctcttcccaccccatACCCCTGTTCCTTTGATTTTTATCTGGCCGTAGAGAGCAGGGCTAAGGGAGGGCTCAGAGGAGAAAGTCAAACCGCCTCGTCCCAGGGCCCCAGAGAGTGACACGGGAGATGaggaccaggaccaggagagGGACGCAGTGTTCCTGAAGGACAACCACCTGGCCATTGAGCGCAAGTGCTCCAGCATCACAGTCAGCTCCACGTCCAGCCTGGAGGCTGAGGTTGACTTCACGGTCATTGGTGACTACCATGGCAGCGCCTTCGAAGACTTCTCCCGCAGCCTGCCTGAGCTTGACCGAGACAAAAGCGACTCAGAAACTGAGGGCCTGGTGTTCTCCCGGGATCTCAGCAAAGGGGGCCCCAGCCAGGAAGACGAGTCTGGGGGCATCGAAGATAGTCCGGATCGAGGGGCTTGCGCCACCCCAGATATGCCCCAATTTGAGGTACAGTGGagcatcctggagacctgggcccTGCAGGCACTGCATGTTCAGAGGGCCCTGGGCCATTTGTGAGAAGACTGAACCgccagcctgcagcccagagccccTCAGCCTGAAGCTCTGTCTCATGTTGCATGACTGCCCCTCGCAGAAAGCATGGTTCTGTGCTCGCATGTTTACCATCTTGGTTTACCCCTAACATGCACTCCTTGGTGTTTTTAACCTTGTGACCCCATCGCTTGCCTGAGGTCAAGTGATGCCAAGCAGTCTGGTCTTACTCggctcctctccctgcctgtgaTGCATGGCACCTGCACAGAGCATGTGCTTGTGGACTTGCAGGACTCGCAGGGCTCCTGCGGCCTGGCCTGAAAGTTGATGGCTCTTCCTGATCctggccctgctccctccctgggtctgggcttcctggggaaggggcagtggtCTAAACCCATCTGGCCCTGGGGTCTTGGGGTAGCAGTGGAAACTCCTAGAGAAGAGGAAACATCATCATGGAGGGGGACACAGGGATAGACCAtatctgtgtctctctgcttTGTGTCCTTGTGTCAGAGAATCTTTGTCCTATGATTCCTTTGCCCTCTCATCTCTTGCAGTCCCAGCCTGTCTCCCACCACACCCTCCTCTCTCCCATGTTCCAGGCTTTGAAATATGAGCTCATCCACTCTGGGCTTTCATTCTATGCAATACCTTCTGGGTAGAaagttttccttccccttctctgcctTGCAAACTTGTCATGTTTCAGGACCAAGATCAGATATCACCTTCCCTAGCAAATGCTTTCCTGACCACCCTGGGCAGAAGTGTTGCTCCCTCCACAGCTCCCTTGCTCTATAATGCTTCTGCTCCCAGCATCATCCCAGGTAGTCAGGCTAATGGCTGCCAGTTCTGCTCTCCCACCGGGTGGCAGCTCCTTTAAGCCTGCACATACCAGGCACTAATAGATGATTAACTGGATGAGTGGCTAGATCTCAGGGCTACAGTAATCTATAAGAATCCCTCACACTCCCCTCCCAACCAGATGGCAAgctatttcatttgttcattcagttcACATATGCTAATAGTCACATGAACTGGCCTTGGTGGAGGAGTCTGAAGAAACTGATCATTTAACTGAAGACTTCTAGAGTAGAGGTTGAAAACTGGTGGCCCCAGGCCAGATCTGGCCACCAGATATATTTCCTTTGACCTTGATTAAAGAATCCGGACATGGAATATGAAATccacaggtgttttttttttatcattaaaaaaaatcagatgatccAGTCACTCAGAGGCCATGACTGCAGTTGGCCAAACCTGAGTGGAACCCATGTGTTCTCCTATTCACCAGTCCTCAATAAGCCCACTTCGCCCCTTTGCATCTCCTGCCTGGCCTCTCAAGGCCTCCAGGTGTGTGACTCCTGCTTTCAGGAACAGTTCAAAGGAAGCAGCTGGGAGGTGGTAGCATAATCATTGAAGTCATTCGGGATTCACTGACATCTATATAAGGACAGAATGTAGTGTGGGGCCCAGAATAGAGCATGTTAATTGAATAGTAGATGTTCTTTTAATGGTAGTCTAAAAAACACCTTCCAGCTGGTATGAGGTTATGCAGTGGCAGGGTCATGAGCGGCCTGTCTGGATGCTGCTGGCAGTTGCGGCTCTCCCCTTCGGCTGTCTGTCTGACGGCTTGCCATGCCTCTTTGCCCTGACCTGCATACCCTTCCAGAGACCTGGCCAGCTGCAGGGATGGAAATACACTACAGTTGTCTGTGAGCCAGAGTCCTGCAGAGGCTTGGGTTATGGACGGTTCCCCTTCATCTCCCTATAGCCTGTGAAAACAGAAACCATGACGGTCAGCAGCCTGGCCATCAGAAAGAAGATTGAGCCAGAGGCTGTactgcagaccagaatcaccacaATGGACACCACCCAGGTAACCTGTGCCTCCCATTGCACCCTGAGCATAGATACTGGACATTCAAGGGTGGGGTCTCCTCAAGGCCAAGCCCCTTGGCCAATTCTTGCCACTTTGGCTTCTCCAGAGCCTCCTTGTTAACCTTGATGCTCTTCTGAGCTTCACTGTCCTCCCTGAGCTCTGGAGGTGAGCAGTACAATGAGTTCCTGTCCTGGGAAGACCACACCTCTCATGGCTTCAatttcccatctttaaaatgggaatgatcATGTCTCCCTGTCCTCCTGGGAGTGCTGTAAGGACTAGTAGCTAGTAGACTGGACGGTGGCTTTCAGATTGCTTGAAGAAGTTGGAGAGGTTTCTTGAGTTATCCAAGGGCTgctttgggagagagagggagagatcccAATCCAGCTTTAATCAGAACGACTCCCACTGGATCATTTTTTTACACATGGGGGTTCCATATCAAATGGGCAAAATGAATGAactgagaaaaagataaaaagtcatTTGTCTTAGCAAGATGAAACATACTTGGTACTGTGGACAGACCTGTCCAAAAGAGACACAGGTACACTATAGGCGTACAGGTGTGCTATAGGTCTATAGGTACACTACAGCTATACAGGTGCACAGTGCACTGCCTAGGTTcctcttgtgatttttaaaaaaagattttatttatctgagaaagagagagacaggaagagtataagtggaagaaggggcagaaggagagggagaagcaggctccttgcttatcaaggggctcgatcccaggccccttaGATCAtcacctgacccaaaggcagtcacctaaccaactgagccacccaagcgcccctccttggttttttggtttttaaactttGAACCTTGAGATTGTAGGTCTGAGAGATGCCCTCTGGTCTCCTCCTGGCCAGAGGAACTGCAGTGCTGGGGACAGAGGCTAATTTGCATCTCAAGACTAAAATGAGGCATAAATCAACACAATGTGGGCAACTCTGttgtttccagaatttttttctccccctttggtAACATGCATAGTATCTATGTGGCAGTGGTGCAGCAGTCAAGACGCTCGAGTTCTGACGAGCTGTGTGATCTCAAGCAACATGCCTCCTCTGTGGCCCATTTTGTTTTATAGTGACACATGTAATCCTTATTgatgtcaaaacaaaacaacagcggTGTTATGAAATTCAAACAGAacaaattgaaatttttcttgtgattcttcccagaaaaaaaaatgcatgcatgtTCCAATATATACACTTACATCTCTAGATATTGTAGAATTTTACACGAAAGAGATCTTCTTTTACACCTGACCCTTTTCCTTAATGACTGTCCTGGAGGTCCCTCCTTGTTGCCTTATGTGGGCCACTTTATTTTCATAGTCCCACTTAGGAGTGGATCCTGACCTGGCCTGCAATATCCCATCAGTGGACCTCtggctgttttttttctttggcagTTAATGATCAATGCTTCAgtgaatttatttgttcatacTTCTTAGcaaaattttcaaagtttataTCCAAAGGATGAACTCCTTGcatggaattgctaggtcaagGAATACAGGCATTGAGATTTGCATAGGGCATGTGAAATTATCTGGGGTCATTGTCCTCTGTCAAATAAGATGATTCAAACAAACCAGGGGACCTGTGAGGAAGCCCTGTAATTTAATGTGTGTGTGGACAatccccccccccgcgccccgcccagTGCATGTTCACTCACACAGCCCGTCACTCTAACTGGGAATGCCACCTGCCCAAGTAACAGATGCTGTAGGCACATGTGGTGTGTATACACTCTCTCCTCATGACTTCTCTGGCCAGCAGGTTGATGGGACTGCCCCAGGGGGAAAGGAATCCATAACAACTGCTCCCTCCATCACCACGGAGACCATATCAACCACCATGGTAAGTAGGACCCAAGAGATTCCCCTCTCTGACCAACCCCCTTGCCCTAAAACAGCCAGATAACAAAATCACATCATCGGCTGTCTAGGGAAGTCCTTATCTGCCCTCCCTGCATCAGGCATGGGATAGAGAGTCAAAGGCTTATTGTCTGGCACCATCGTTACCACAGAACATCTGGTCAGACCCTAGTTTTCCAAATAATGTGGGAGGTGGACACACTGAGTCTCAAGTTATCCAGACCATGTCAGCCACAGCAGGGGTAAAGGGAGGATTACCATTTGATTATTTGATTACTGGCAATGCATGACGATTATGCTGAAAGTCCTCTCTGACAGCCCCTGGCAGCTGTCAGTTTCTCATGTCTCGAGTCACTTCCTTGCCTTGGTCAGTAGATGGCGCGCAGTGAACCTAAATTGGAAGCTCAAGATTTTGGACCATCTCCCTAGACTGGTTCCACTATCTACATGCTGTCTGACCTGGTGAAGGAAGGTCCTTAGCCTTgggtgtcttcatctgtaaaatgggaataatcccCATTCTGCCTAGTtcaggggttctttttttttttttacgattttatttattagagaaaatgcACAagaggggcacagagggagagggagaagcagactttgttcagcagggagccccacacagggcttgatcccaagactctgagatcatgacctgagccgaaggcagacgcttaaccaactgagccacctaagtacCCTGGACTCACAGGTTAAGAGGGTCCAGTAACATCAGATCCTTTAATGATGACACAGACCAGATAGCATTGGGCACCCAGTCTGTGTCGCCATGCAAACTGCCAAGAACCATGAATGGGAGTGATTTCACTGAGTCCTCACAAAAATTGGAGGGGATTGACTTTTCTGCAccctttacagatgaagaatctgcAGTGCAGGGAGGTAAAGTGACTTCCTAAGGTCCCACACCTAATAAGTGGTAGAGTCAGATTAAACCCAAGCATTGTGACCCCAGAAGACTCACTGTGCACCTCCACCACCCTGCACCCTCATCCTGACCACTGAGAACACTGgccactgggggtggggtggggggctggatcTGTCTTGAGCCGGTGgaaagttgttttcatttttttttttttttggaaagttgttttcaaatgctttctcttgcCAAACCCCCGATATACACATAGGAAGGGAATTGCATTTAGATTACCTGGCAGGTAGGTTTTGAGTAAACAAAGACAAATAACTCTGAACCGGTTACCAGCTCGCACCCTCTTTCCTGGTTGCTCAGTCCCATCTGCTCCCCAGTCGTTCTCCACTGGCATTAGGATGCTTAGAGGGCTAAGTTTAAGTCTGTACTATGATGAGTAGGCAGTTACATCGTTCATTTACCCACCCGCCCACCGACCCATCCATCTAGCCATTCATTTCTTCCAAAAACATTTCTTAGTTTCTAATACAGAATACAGAGTTGAAGAAAATATGCTGCCTGCTGGAAGTCATCTGTTCAAGTAATGATCAGGGGCATGTGTCACCATTTAGGTCCTGGGCACACAGTGGTGAACAAGGCCCAGCTCTCCCACTTGCTAGCGGGATGACCCCTGGGCAAGTTACCTCTCTCAGTTTCTACTTCTGTAAACTGGGGTGATGGGGGCAATAATAGCACATCCCTCAAAGGGATGACCCGAGGATAGACCAAGGTAATCTGTGCAGAggcatgcctggcacatagtaaggggTCTGGCAATGTGAATTGATGTTCTTTTTCCCTGCCTTCCCAGAATGGTGTAATAATGCCTTCTGAGgagcacagggaggagagaggtatGGGGGTGACACCCCTGACAGGAGGAGTGAGAAGGCTTTATCCCAGCAATGACATTTGAGCTATCCTTCAAGGATAAGTGACTGTGCAGCCACAGTGGGAGGCATCCGAGGCAGTGAggacagcaggtgcaaaggcagggatgggagggagTGTAGCATTTGGGGAAAGGCAGGTGGTCAGTAAGGCAAGATGTCAGGAGTGCGgaagaggagcagggggagaagaggCTGGAAAGGCAGGCTGGGCCAGGGTTGAAGGACCTCAGATGTCATGTAGGAGGTTCAGACTTCGTCCTCGAGACCCTGGGGCATCACTTCAACTTTTGAAATGGGGGCATGATGTCATCAAATATGTGCTTCCGTGCTTTGGAAAGATTGCGCTAGCAAATGTGTGGGATGTCACTAGAGAAAAaatcccctcctctcctccctccctccttccttttccctcgGCAAATAACTTGTTGAACACTGTGTGATATGCAGTGCCAGGTGCTCTGAAGCCAGCAAGGAGGGAAATAGTGTCCTGAGCCCACAGACCactgggagagacagaaagagaaggcagGGAGCTAGGCAGGGCCGGTGTGCAAGGAAGTGAGTGGAtactgagcagggggagggaggtgcAGGGTTTGGTCATGGACAGAATGTTCAGGCAACAGAAGGAAAGGTGGGCTGGTAACCTAGCCCTCACttagccattcttttttctttttaaagtttttaaaatttattcatgaaagatggagagagagagaggcagagacataggcaaagggaaaagcaggttcccagagcagggagcccgatgcagagactcagtcccaggaccccaggatcacgacctgagccagaggccaacaatcaaccactgagccacccaggtgtccctcacctaGCCATTCTTGAAGTGCAGTCCTAGAAACCATTAGAAAAGCAgatctctgccccaccccaccccctcagaCTTATCAAATCAGAAGCTCTGGGACAGGGCCCAGCAGTCTATGGTGCCCCTCAAGTCTGAGAGGCACTGATGTAAACAGAGAACAGTGGAGGGGATTGCTCTCTAATGGCAGGTATGCatcaggagtggggaggaggcagtggaTTCCATGTTGGACCCGATGAGCCCAAGGTGTCTGTGGGACATTTCCAGGGCAAAAGTTCTGAGGAACAATTGGTTTTGAAAGTCTAGGTTTCAAGAAAGATCTGGGCTGTAGATAAAGAGATAGGGCCAGTGGCCCTGTGAGCAAGCC
This region of Canis lupus dingo isolate Sandy chromosome 24, ASM325472v2, whole genome shotgun sequence genomic DNA includes:
- the EPB41L1 gene encoding band 4.1-like protein 1 isoform X10, with translation MTTETGPDSEVKKAQEEAPQQPEAAATAAATTPVTPAGHGGHPEANSNEKHPPQQDTRPAEQSLDMEEKGYGEADGLSERTTPSRAQKSPQKIAKKYKSAICRVTLLDASEYECEVEKHGRGQVLFDLVCEHLNLLEKDYFGLTFCDADSQKNWLDPSKEIKKQIRSSPWNFAFTVKFYPPDPAQLTEDITRYYLCLQLRADIITGRLPCSFVTHALLGSYAVQAELGDYDAEEHIGNYVSELRFAPNQTRELEERIMELHKTYRGMTPGEAEIHFLENAKKLSMYGVDLHHAKDSEGIDIMLGVCANGLLIYRDRLRINRFAWPKILKISYKRSNFYIKIRPGEYEQFESTIGFKLPNHRSAKRLWKVCIEHHTFFRLVSPEPPPKGFLVMGSKFRYSGRTQAQTRQASALIDRPAPFFERSSSKRYTMSRSLDGAEFSRPASVSENHDTGPDGDKAEEDGESGGRRSEAEEGEVRTPTKIKELKPEQETTPRHKQEFLDKPEDVLLKHQASINELKRTLKEPNSKLIHRDRDWERERRLPSSPASPSPKGTPEKANESQRTQDTSPQDLAPEPGTATGWEVFTQKSLAASPEGSEHWVFIEREYTRPEERLKVATMQQEGSKTGLEDILADGRLSKVDVLVDKFKVEVATEETVGVRRAKTQQQGRMIASPEDFESVWEEGPWVRKGPGGASLAAGCTPAENLLEGSQLRVGTGEAAIKKRWISGGQLEGQMELRKELEEFQAWGRPAASGSRSAEADVPSPASDKGGLQSFLLDPAQSEARGDSSDETEPSFAERSFYLNYGEKDSEDQVLPPPLEKREEHSDALPVDDTRLELSDKLTESSELISLDLQGSAAASSRNKDEEGKTHTASLEEGAGSPENHVRPDGLEASVEQLGKGPSPKQTFAEDWEVAGRGVEGECSHPASNVGTEEKAEKNPPAGWKNHSPHRGGGMCPDLPACTLPQAIPPNDVRKPAKPDRSNFLPQDRGLVHIQTGEPAMEDRKASAFLQMEVIAPLPASPGPFQAQAAPEETFPSPAPRGSGEPLQLWGRDPFGEQSPVFLKHAHPLKESPEPKDRIGPLVTPDGGERRAPPVASRKPRFVSEEAEGAVPPSGKQREMTSFQARGQEGSLEDISKTSVANKIRIFETHGAETRRASQGETRALINELSSDASTGQVEQQRNKLLDLGFVQLQPPGDFTGPKATHSSVMPLATRYFREDTSHQEGCTEPVSPDSGCETALEETPGGAGHNKSGDAVREEKHISNLAANPPGKGGRLRFASPLGPQRAGLREGSEEKVKPPRPRAPESDTGDEDQDQERDAVFLKDNHLAIERKCSSITVSSTSSLEAEVDFTVIGDYHGSAFEDFSRSLPELDRDKSDSETEGLVFSRDLSKGGPSQEDESGGIEDSPDRGACATPDMPQFEPVKTETMTVSSLAIRKKIEPEAVLQTRITTMDTTQVDGTAPGGKESITTAPSITTETISTTMTVKGGFSETRIEKRIIITGDEDVDQDQALALAIKEAKLQHPDMLVTKAVVYRETDPSPEERDRKPQES
- the EPB41L1 gene encoding band 4.1-like protein 1 isoform X8, whose amino-acid sequence is MTTETGPDSEVKKAQEEAPQQPEAAATAAATTPVTPAGHGGHPEANSNEKHPPQQDTRPAEQSLDMEEKGYGEADGLSERTTPSRAQKSPQKIAKKYKSAICRVTLLDASEYECEVEKHGRGQVLFDLVCEHLNLLEKDYFGLTFCDADSQKNWLDPSKEIKKQIRSSPWNFAFTVKFYPPDPAQLTEDITRYYLCLQLRADIITGRLPCSFVTHALLGSYAVQAELGDYDAEEHIGNYVSELRFAPNQTRELEERIMELHKTYRGMTPGEAEIHFLENAKKLSMYGVDLHHAKDSEGIDIMLGVCANGLLIYRDRLRINRFAWPKILKISYKRSNFYIKIRPGEYEQFESTIGFKLPNHRSAKRLWKVCIEHHTFFRLVSPEPPPKGFLVMGSKFRYSGRTQAQTRQASALIDRPAPFFERSSSKRYTMSRSLDGAEFSRPASVSENHDTGPDGDKAEEDGESGGRRSEAEEGEVRTPTKIKELKPEQETTPRHKQEFLDKPEDVLLKHQASINELKRTLKEPNSKLIHRDRDWERERRLPSSPASPSPKGTPEKANESQRTQDTSPQDLAPEPGTATGWEVFTQKSLAASPEGSEHWVFIEREYTRPEERLKVATMQQEGSKTGLEDILADGRLSKVDVLVDKFKVEVATEETVGVRRAKTQQQGRMIASPEDFESVWEEGPWVRKGPGGASLAAGCTPAENLLEGSQLRVGTGEAAIKKRWISGGQLEGQMELRKELEEFQAWGRPAASGSRSAEADVPSPASDKGGLQSFLLDPAQSEARGDSSDETEPSFAERSFYLNYGEKDSEDQVLPPPLEKREEHSDALPVDDTRLELSDKLTESSELISLDLQGSAAASSRNKDEEGKTHTASLEEGAGSPENHVRPDGLEASVEQLGKGPSPKQTFAEDWEVAGRGVEGECSHPASNVGTEEKAEKNPPAGWKNHSPHRGGGMCPDLPACTLPQAIPPNDVRKPAKPDRSNFLPQDRGLVHIQTGEPAMEDRKASAFLQMEVIAPLPASPGPFQAQAAPEETFPSPAPRGSGEPLQLWGRDPFGEQSPVFLKHAHPLKESPEPKDRIGPLVTPDGGERRAPPVASRKPRFVSEEAEGAVPPSGKQREMTSFQARGQEGSLEDISKTSVANKIRIFETHGAETRRASQGETRALINELSSDASTGQVEQQRNKLLDLGFVQLQPPGDFTGPKATHSSVMPLATRYFREDTSHQEGCTEPVSPDSGCETALEETPGGAGHNKSGDAVREEKHISNLAANPPGKGGRLRFASPLGPQRAGLREGSEEKVKPPRPRAPESDTGDEDQDQERDAVFLKDNHLAIERKCSSITVSSTSSLEAEVDFTVIGDYHGSAFEDFSRSLPELDRDKSDSETEGLVFSRDLSKGGPSQEDESGGIEDSPDRGACATPDMPQFEVDGTAPGGKESITTAPSITTETISTTMENSLKSGKGAAAMIPGPQTVATEIRSLSPIIGKDVLTSTYGATAETLSTSTTTHVTKTVKGGFSETRIEKRIIITGDEDVDQDQALALAIKEAKLQHPDMLVTKAVVYRETDPSPEERDRKPQES